A stretch of Acidimicrobiales bacterium DNA encodes these proteins:
- the rplM gene encoding 50S ribosomal protein L13, translated as MSTTSVKRSEIERSWHVVDAEGLVLGRLATEVANILRGKHKATYTPHLDTGDHVIIVNADKIVLTAGKAEKKLVHRHSGYPGGLKSETYAQKMARKPEQALIDTIKGMIPKTRLGRAQIKKLKVYAGPTHPHSAQNPQPLEIAHAVARPRA; from the coding sequence GTGTCCACCACCTCAGTCAAGCGCAGCGAGATCGAACGCTCCTGGCACGTCGTCGATGCCGAAGGCCTCGTCCTCGGTCGGCTCGCGACCGAAGTCGCCAACATCCTGCGCGGCAAGCACAAGGCCACCTACACCCCGCACCTCGACACCGGCGATCACGTGATCATCGTGAACGCCGACAAGATCGTGCTGACGGCGGGCAAGGCCGAGAAGAAGCTCGTCCACCGTCACAGTGGCTACCCGGGCGGCCTCAAGAGCGAGACCTACGCCCAGAAGATGGCCCGCAAGCCCGAGCAGGCGCTGATCGACACCATCAAGGGCATGATCCCGAAGACCCGTCTCGGCCGTGCCCAGATCAAGAAGCTGAAGGTCTACGCCGGCCCGACGCACCCCCACTCCGCCCAGAACCCCCAGCCCCTCGAGATCGCCCACGCCGTGGCGCGGCCCCGGGCCTGA
- the rpsI gene encoding 30S ribosomal protein S9: MTTPLVQSTGRRKRSVARVRVHSGTGTVTVNGRPLDEYFPSKTHRNNSILPLEITETAGTYDIDATIHGGGTTGQAGALRLGIARALIELDGEHREALKRAGFLTRDPRKKESKKYGLKKARKAPQYSKR; the protein is encoded by the coding sequence ATGACCACTCCGCTCGTCCAGTCCACCGGCCGCCGCAAGCGTTCCGTCGCCCGAGTGCGCGTGCACTCCGGCACCGGCACCGTCACCGTCAACGGTCGCCCCCTCGACGAGTACTTCCCGTCGAAGACCCATCGCAACAACTCGATTCTCCCGCTGGAGATCACCGAGACGGCGGGCACCTACGACATCGACGCCACGATCCACGGCGGCGGCACCACCGGGCAGGCCGGGGCGCTTCGCCTCGGGATCGCCCGTGCACTCATCGAGCTCGACGGCGAACATCGTGAAGCGCTGAAGCGAGCCGGTTTCCTCACCCGCGATCCGCGGAAGAAGGAGTCCAAGAAGTACGGCCTCAAGAAGGCCCGCAAGGCTCCGCAGTACAGCAAGCGCTGA